A portion of the Chryseobacterium tructae genome contains these proteins:
- a CDS encoding DinB family protein produces the protein MIKQALLGEFLHEAENTRKILKAIPDSALDWKPSEKNWTTGQLASHIAEVYNWYDPTFNQDVFDMGKYQYDKGDISKAENIVAKFEENVARAQKVLEESDENTYFNEWKMEMNGHAIFPASPRVQVVRGFLYNHLYHHRGELVVYLRSTGNKVPGLYGPTADDMR, from the coding sequence ATGATTAAACAGGCCCTTTTAGGTGAATTTTTGCATGAAGCAGAAAACACCAGAAAAATTTTAAAAGCAATCCCTGATAGCGCTTTAGACTGGAAACCATCTGAAAAAAACTGGACAACCGGTCAGCTCGCCTCTCATATTGCAGAAGTGTACAACTGGTACGACCCTACCTTTAATCAGGACGTCTTTGACATGGGAAAATATCAGTACGATAAAGGTGATATTTCTAAAGCCGAAAATATTGTAGCAAAATTTGAAGAAAATGTAGCTAGGGCACAGAAAGTTTTGGAAGAGTCTGATGAAAATACTTATTTCAATGAATGGAAAATGGAAATGAATGGCCATGCTATTTTTCCTGCTTCTCCAAGAGTTCAGGTGGTAAGAGGTTTTCTTTATAATCATTTATACCATCACAGAGGTGAATTGGTTGTTTATTTAAGATCAACCGGAAATAAAGTTCCAGGGCTTTATGGTCCAACTGCTGATGATATGAGATAA